A segment of the Triticum urartu cultivar G1812 chromosome 1, Tu2.1, whole genome shotgun sequence genome:
ATTGGCTGCCATGGTATCCCTATCTTTAAGCACCTCCCTTTGTTCCTCACGTAAATCCCGTTGGACACGGCCAGCTGATCTTGGATATTGCTCAAACCAGTTGTGCTCACTGTAGACTAGTTCATCAGGACCCCCGTTTAGTAATATCCAGTTGTGAAGGATACAACATGCTATGACGACTCATATACTTGTGAAGGAAAGGGATAGTAAGGCCTAGTTGTCAGAACTTTGAAACGGTTCTTTAATGTCCCAAATGCCTTTCAACGGTTGTACGAAGGGATGAGTGCCTTAAGTTGAATAGCTCATTCTGGGTGCGGGGTCTATTATTACCCCTCCATTCACGCAAATGATATCGAGTTTGACGGAACGGTGGTAGGAATTCTCTCCTAGCTGCATAACCCGCATCCGCAAGATAGTATTTACCTAACATGACATTATCAACAATTAATCACTCATTCACTCTATATGTTCTATgttcatactccctccgtccgcgaataagtgtacttctagcttttgtcttaagtcaaagttttaaaactttgaccaactttatagggAAAAATAGCAACATTTATGGCACTAAATTAGTATCACTAGATCTTGTTTTGAAATGTATTTTCATAACATATCAATTTGATGTCATATATGTCACTACTCTTTTGTACATAGttggtcaaaattttaaaactttgtCTTAGGACAAAAGCTAGAAGTACACTTATTCACGGACGGAGGAAGTATGTAACAAATGCAGGAGCTTACCTTCAGGGACTCTAAGGCCATTTGGATGCTCAAGAGAATGTCGTAAAACAGTTGAATCGTGGGCTGAACCTTCCCAGCCCGCACAAACATAAGTGAATAACAAATCAAAGTCAACCGCCGCAAGAACATTTTGGGTAGGGAATGGTTTCCTGCCACGAAATCTGTCGACTATCCGAGATGGAACGTTACATGGAACATGTGTACCCTCAATAGCACCAATACAGTCCTAAACATCCAAGTAACAATTAATTAGTAATACACCTACTGCACTATGAAATTATTTTAAAATTTATGGGTAACTAGATGGGCACTATACTATACCTTAAAATACGGATCAAATCGTGGGTTGCCTTCAATCTTTGATGGTGTATCAAGTGTTCGATGCCTAAGCATTTCTGGTCCAAGTTTCCCAATTGCAAATAAAACTCTGTTGAAGTGACGACTCACTGTCTCACCTGACCTTGTGAAATGGAAACTAATGTTGATATTTTTCTTATGATGCCCTACTGTAGTGAGGAACATGGCAACTTGCTCCTCTACAGTACAATGCCATGTATCTTTAAGTGGACCCATACTCCGTAATTTATCACACAGTTTGAAGAACACTGATTTTTCCATGCGCAATTCGCCAATGCAGTGTTTCTCCTCACCGCAATACAATTTTCGTAGATATGCCATTCTTTCTTTATTTCTCTCTAATAATGAGTATCTTGTAGGGTGACTAGAGTTGCTTAGATATATGATAACAATATGCCACTACAAAAGCACTAAAGAACGCAATTTTTCTTTTAATTTGCGCACTGTCGTCCATCTATAAATAAATCAAAGAAGATCGAATATTAATAACCCACACAACACGTAGTATATACAGTCTAGGACTATCGTAGACAAACCTTTGTTGATATAAATGAAAATAAGATGCAGGCACTAGAAAATACATATGCAGAACTAATGAATCAGTTCAGATGCCTGCTAAGTAGATAGCTCTGTATGCATATTCAGTACAAACCAAATTAAGGATTCAGATGCAGATGCATCATACATGTTCCAGTAAAATCAATTCCTGCCATGCACTCCTATAAGCTACTCAATTGGAGTCTGGTTTGGAATAAAAATCAAGAGCTGGGTGCCTGCCAACAACAATATCCTTCCCAACCGCAACGCCACAGTGGCATTATACTACAGTTTGCTATCACCTTAGCTGTACCAATCTAATCCCAAAGCCAGGTCACCCAACAAGAATCCAGCCTTAGATAAGATGATGGGGAGTATAGAAAGATAGTATTTATGATTTGTTGCTTCTAGTACTAATCAATTCCTGAACCAGCTGATCTATTGCCAAGAAAAGTGCACACACATACACAGGAGAAATCAAGAGATGAGGCGGACATAGACCTGAGCAAGGCGGATGGGGGCGGACGAAGACTTGAGCAAGGCGGATGTAAGCTTTCCCTGTCAAATCTGATGCGCCTTCAGCTAATCGTGGAGGGCAACTTGAGCCAACTCGCTCGATTTATCTCTGCAGCTTCGGAGGATTTCATTGAGATGAGCAAAAATCGGAGGGGAAAGTGGAGGAGGAGGTCGGAGTGGAGAACGTAGATTTAGGGATTTGTTGCAGACGGACTTATCCATCCGGAGAGTTCCGCCTAGATTTTTTCGCGCGTTCTGGCTTTGCCGTCGAGGGCGACCCGAATCGGCTCTCCCCGCGGAGCGAGGATTTTCTAGCCGAGCGATGCTAGATGCCTCCAAAAGCTAGAATATATTTGTGCTACCAAACGGCAAGCCTAGCCTAGCATGGCAAAAACGACTTTTGCCAAGAAACCAAACGCACCCCAAGTCTCCCGCTACTGAGGAAGCTCGCGGAAAGGTGTGGCTGCTCCCACTAGTTCCTTGTAAGTTGTAGTAGTGACAGGGAATACACGAAAGATGTCTTCTTGCAAGTTTTTTTCTTGCGGGGGCCTCTTACAAGTTTTTGGGTCATGGAAGGCACTGACAGGTTTGTGTGGCGGGGAAAGGCTAGCCAGCCAGTCAACACGTAGCATCTGAATGTAAATCTCAGGAGTCTTGGATCATGCGCTCCTATGATGTAATGAATTTCTCGCATGAATGGAAAATTGTTTACTTCAAATTGTTTGGATAGACCCGTGACAAACTAAGCGGCAAGCATGTGTGATGCACAATACTTACTTGATTAAACACTTTGGATTCATGTTCATGCTCCTCATATCATAACCCAAAGGGGCGACGGATTCTACACTTTTCACATCCATAGTGAAGTTGTTGTACGTGCAGCGGACTCTTTAGTTAGCTTGAAATAGTTCTGTTGCAGGTACCTGAGTTTGTTGCTATCTTGTTACCTTTGTGCCTTCTTGTAACCAAATCTAGTAGTAACATGTACGCTTTATTTCATTTTTCTGATGAAAGGTATCATGATTAAAGTTTTTTGTCCGCCTGCCGACCCATTCATGGCCCATTTAACGTTGGCCCGCGGCGAACAGAAAAGtcggcccaacgcgccgacccaaacggacgcgcgtTCTCTTTTTGTCCGCCTGCCGATCCATTCACGACCCATTTTTAATTTGACTAGTTGAATGCCTATACGTTGGCACGGGACAATATAGAGATGCTAGACCGAGtgaaatgataaaagaaatatgAACGCATATGCCAAGCAATGTATGCCTCTGGTTTACTATTGTGCCGTGCCAAATATTGATGTTGTTCTTCGGTTTTCGCTTTCCGCAACAACCAAGTACCACCCACTCCTTCCCCATGGAACATCTGCTTTCGGCCTCATTTCGTGAGAAAAAGTTACTCCCTCCAATCCATATAAATTGACGAAATTGTACTAAAGTAGCGTCCATCAATTGGGATCAGAAGGAGTAGTGTCTTTCTACTATCATCCCAACCTAAATGGCGCA
Coding sequences within it:
- the LOC125550268 gene encoding uncharacterized protein LOC125550268; this translates as MLRHRTLDTPSKIEGNPRFDPYFKDCIGAIEGTHVPCNVPSRIVDRFRGRKPFPTQNVLAAVDFDLLFTYVCAGWEGSAHDSTVLRHSLEHPNGLRVPEGKYYLADAGYAARREFLPPFRQTRYHLREWRGNNRPRTQNELFNLRHSSLRTTVERHLGH